A window of Rhizobium acidisoli contains these coding sequences:
- a CDS encoding sugar ABC transporter substrate-binding protein, translating to MKAISKLALACAISLAAISTGAAFAADKFVVGYANMADTDVFVMARKNAFIAASKSDPAVEVNFSDANNDVSKQLDQIDNFIAQKVNAIVVVPVDYQGIVPGVEKANQAGIPVIALGIQSAGGKYTFVGSKNIDAGRLQGEYMKERLPKDAKILYLEGTPGLSHTQERKKGFADALGRSDVTTLASLSANYDRAEGMKVTEDWIQSFPKFDAIVAANDQMALGALEALQGADRLKGVMISGVDGTADALNAIKAGTMSQTIFQDAAGQAKAAFEVVEGLKEGGDAPAEKLVPFASITKDNVDQYAKK from the coding sequence ATGAAAGCCATTTCCAAACTCGCTCTCGCCTGCGCCATATCCCTTGCCGCCATCTCCACCGGCGCCGCATTCGCCGCCGACAAGTTCGTCGTCGGTTACGCCAACATGGCGGATACTGATGTCTTCGTCATGGCACGCAAGAACGCTTTCATCGCAGCGTCGAAATCCGATCCAGCAGTCGAAGTGAACTTCTCCGACGCGAACAACGACGTCAGCAAGCAGCTCGACCAGATCGACAACTTCATTGCGCAGAAGGTCAACGCGATCGTCGTCGTGCCGGTCGACTATCAAGGCATCGTACCGGGCGTCGAGAAGGCGAATCAGGCGGGCATCCCCGTCATCGCTCTCGGCATCCAATCGGCGGGCGGCAAGTACACGTTCGTCGGCTCGAAGAACATCGATGCCGGCCGCCTTCAGGGCGAGTACATGAAAGAACGCCTGCCGAAAGACGCCAAGATCCTCTACCTCGAAGGCACGCCGGGGCTCTCGCACACGCAGGAGCGCAAAAAGGGCTTCGCGGATGCGCTCGGCCGTTCCGACGTGACCACTCTCGCCAGCCTCTCAGCCAACTACGACCGCGCAGAAGGCATGAAGGTCACAGAAGACTGGATCCAGAGCTTTCCGAAGTTCGACGCAATCGTCGCAGCCAACGACCAGATGGCGCTGGGCGCGCTGGAAGCACTTCAGGGCGCTGACCGACTCAAGGGCGTGATGATCTCGGGTGTCGATGGCACGGCCGATGCTCTGAATGCGATCAAGGCCGGCACCATGTCCCAGACCATCTTCCAGGACGCTGCAGGCCAGGCGAAGGCCGCCTTCGAGGTCGTGGAAGGCCTGAAAGAGGGAGGGGATGCTCCGGCCGAAAAGCTGGTGCCGTTCGCTTCGATTACCAAGGACAACGTTGACCAATACGCAAAGAAGTAA
- a CDS encoding ABC transporter permease: MSIERADAVAKREGHVISGSRSMSFSQIYRKYGTILIFAGICVLASILSPTFLTEANLTNVLRQVVVVSLLACGVTFIIILGHIDVSLGSVLALCGVLAASVMAMTGSVVLAVAAGVAVGIVTGVINGFIITFFRIPSFIMTLAMTTVARGAVLLYTGGSPVTGLGDFKVIGQGSLGPVPISVTILAAIVIVSWILLNKTKFGRYVYAVGGNERAARASGINPDSIVVKAFIFNGILCAVAGIVLMSRINSGQPAGGVGYEFDAITAVVVGGTSLMGGTGTITGTIIGSMIIGVINNMLNLMNVSSYWQQIIKGLIIAIAVILDVWTKSARSKKKA; this comes from the coding sequence ATGAGTATTGAACGCGCAGACGCGGTCGCGAAACGAGAAGGCCATGTCATCTCAGGCTCTCGGAGCATGAGCTTTTCTCAGATCTATCGCAAGTACGGCACAATCCTGATCTTCGCCGGCATCTGCGTCCTTGCCTCGATCTTGAGTCCGACATTTCTGACTGAGGCCAACCTGACCAACGTCCTGCGCCAGGTCGTCGTGGTGAGCCTTCTCGCGTGCGGCGTTACCTTCATCATCATTCTGGGGCATATCGATGTGTCGCTGGGATCGGTCCTGGCGCTCTGCGGCGTCTTGGCGGCCAGCGTGATGGCGATGACCGGAAGCGTCGTTCTGGCGGTCGCCGCCGGTGTTGCGGTCGGGATCGTCACCGGTGTCATCAACGGCTTCATCATCACCTTTTTCCGCATCCCGTCATTCATCATGACCTTGGCGATGACGACGGTGGCGCGCGGCGCTGTACTGCTTTACACGGGCGGTTCGCCGGTGACGGGACTGGGCGACTTCAAAGTGATCGGCCAAGGCTCGCTCGGCCCGGTGCCGATTTCCGTGACCATTCTTGCGGCCATCGTCATTGTCTCCTGGATTCTTCTCAACAAGACCAAGTTCGGCCGATACGTCTATGCGGTAGGCGGTAACGAGCGTGCCGCCCGCGCTTCCGGCATCAATCCGGACAGCATCGTCGTGAAGGCCTTCATCTTCAACGGCATCCTGTGCGCGGTCGCAGGCATCGTGCTCATGTCTCGCATCAACTCCGGCCAGCCGGCCGGCGGCGTCGGCTACGAATTCGATGCGATCACCGCTGTCGTCGTCGGCGGCACCAGTCTGATGGGCGGGACTGGAACCATCACCGGCACGATCATCGGATCGATGATCATCGGCGTCATCAACAACATGCTCAATCTCATGAATGTCAGCTCGTACTGGCAGCAGATCATCAAGGGTCTGATCATCGCGATCGCCGTGATCCTCGACGTCTGGACCAAGTCTGCCCGCAGCAAAAAGAAGGCATGA
- a CDS encoding helix-turn-helix transcriptional regulator has protein sequence MRKASRLFEIIQILRLARKPMTAAVMAETLEVTVRSIYRDIAALQAMRVPIEGGRGIGYIMRPGFDLPPLMFSIEEMEAIVLSLALLERTADEELKQAARRVNRKISGAVPAPLRQAMDSKALYAWGSIAQPAGFDLAIVRRAIRDECKLMLGYRDEVGRASERTIQPIALIYYSQTANIVAWCELRQAIRNFRSDRVEHCAARDAFFKGDGDRLRELWTSGWTEKAVPV, from the coding sequence ATGCGCAAGGCCTCGCGGCTTTTCGAGATCATTCAGATCCTGAGGCTCGCCAGAAAGCCGATGACGGCGGCTGTGATGGCCGAAACGCTCGAGGTGACCGTGCGGTCGATCTATCGCGACATCGCCGCCCTTCAGGCGATGCGGGTGCCGATTGAGGGCGGGCGCGGCATCGGCTACATCATGCGGCCGGGCTTCGACCTGCCGCCGCTGATGTTCTCGATCGAGGAGATGGAAGCGATCGTGCTGTCGCTGGCGCTGCTCGAACGCACGGCCGACGAGGAGCTGAAACAGGCCGCCCGCCGGGTCAACCGGAAGATATCAGGCGCCGTGCCGGCGCCGCTCCGCCAGGCGATGGATAGCAAGGCACTCTATGCCTGGGGCTCGATCGCGCAGCCGGCGGGCTTCGATCTCGCGATCGTGCGCCGGGCGATCCGCGACGAATGCAAACTCATGCTCGGCTACCGCGACGAAGTCGGCCGCGCCAGCGAGCGGACGATCCAACCGATCGCTCTGATCTATTATTCGCAGACCGCCAACATCGTCGCCTGGTGCGAGCTGCGCCAAGCCATCCGCAATTTCCGCAGCGACCGGGTGGAGCACTGCGCGGCACGCGACGCGTTCTTCAAGGGTGATGGCGACAGGTTGCGGGAATTGTGGACGAGCGGCTGGACGGAGAAGGCTGTGCCGGTGTAG
- a CDS encoding LysE family translocator, producing the protein MNYHENLWLFFTLLFGIIIVPGMDMLFVLANSLTGGVRRGLAATGGIMAGGAVHSAYGAAGVGLLVTMLPQLFNVLLVAGVAYMIWIGISLIRSSITVEAVGPGTARSGWRAFRQGAVTCLVNPKAYIFMFAVYPQFLRPEYGPVWMQGLIMGAMTVATQFAIYGTLAMTAGRSRDLLVANPDVTALVGRFAGLLLVAVSAFSLWQGWKSA; encoded by the coding sequence ATGAACTACCATGAAAACCTCTGGCTCTTCTTCACCCTTCTCTTCGGCATCATCATCGTGCCGGGCATGGATATGCTCTTCGTGCTCGCCAATTCGCTGACCGGCGGCGTCAGGCGGGGGCTGGCGGCGACAGGCGGCATCATGGCCGGCGGCGCCGTGCATTCGGCCTATGGCGCGGCCGGCGTCGGTCTGCTCGTCACCATGCTGCCGCAGCTTTTCAACGTTCTGCTCGTTGCCGGCGTCGCCTACATGATCTGGATCGGCATTTCGCTGATCCGCAGTTCGATCACCGTCGAGGCGGTCGGGCCGGGCACGGCGCGCTCCGGCTGGCGCGCCTTCCGCCAGGGCGCCGTCACCTGTCTCGTCAATCCGAAGGCCTATATCTTCATGTTCGCCGTCTATCCGCAGTTCCTGCGACCGGAATACGGCCCGGTCTGGATGCAGGGCCTGATCATGGGCGCCATGACGGTTGCCACCCAGTTCGCCATCTACGGCACGCTGGCGATGACGGCCGGCCGCAGCCGTGACCTGCTTGTCGCCAATCCCGACGTCACGGCCCTTGTCGGTCGCTTCGCCGGGCTGCTCCTGGTTGCGGTCTCCGCCTTCAGCCTCTGGCAGGGTTGGAAAAGCGCCTGA
- a CDS encoding c-type cytochrome, with protein MIRRFIRLLLCLIGVAVLGGGAFYLVTAPDPLPESHWAGLGAPDPANGQMVFWAGGCVSCHSAPGSEGDAKLTLSGGLALKSPFGTFHVPNISPDEKAGIGGWSLAEFGNAMKRGVGPGGQHLYPSFPYASYSRMSDKDVYDLFAFLKTLPKSANVAPPHELPFPYNIRLALGGWKFLYFNDQPRVALAKSDDKIKRGQYLVEGPGHCGECHTPRDVLGGFQADQWLAGAPNPEGKGRIPDITPASKSIGGWSEADIASYLETGFTPDFDSVGGSMVDVQQNIAHLPAADREAIAAYLKAVPGR; from the coding sequence ATGATCCGCAGGTTCATTCGGTTACTGCTCTGTCTGATCGGCGTCGCCGTGCTGGGCGGTGGTGCCTTCTATCTCGTCACCGCACCCGATCCGCTGCCGGAAAGCCATTGGGCCGGTCTCGGCGCGCCGGATCCGGCAAACGGCCAGATGGTGTTCTGGGCGGGCGGCTGTGTCAGCTGTCATTCCGCCCCCGGTTCCGAAGGCGATGCCAAGCTGACGCTGTCAGGCGGCCTGGCGCTGAAAAGCCCTTTCGGCACCTTCCACGTGCCGAACATCTCGCCCGATGAAAAGGCCGGTATCGGCGGCTGGTCGCTGGCTGAGTTCGGCAATGCGATGAAGCGCGGCGTCGGTCCGGGCGGCCAGCACCTCTATCCGTCCTTTCCCTATGCCTCTTATTCCCGCATGAGCGACAAGGACGTCTACGATCTCTTCGCCTTCCTGAAGACGCTGCCGAAGAGCGCAAATGTCGCGCCCCCGCACGAACTGCCGTTCCCATACAATATCCGGCTGGCGCTCGGCGGCTGGAAATTCCTCTATTTCAACGATCAGCCGCGTGTTGCGCTCGCCAAGAGCGATGACAAGATCAAGCGCGGGCAATATCTGGTCGAAGGCCCCGGCCATTGCGGCGAATGCCACACACCGCGCGATGTGCTCGGCGGCTTCCAGGCAGATCAGTGGCTCGCCGGCGCCCCCAATCCGGAAGGCAAGGGCCGCATACCCGATATCACGCCGGCCTCCAAAAGCATCGGCGGCTGGAGCGAGGCCGATATCGCCAGCTATCTCGAAACCGGCTTCACCCCCGATTTCGATAGCGTCGGCGGCTCGATGGTCGATGTGCAGCAGAACATCGCTCATCTGCCGGCCGCCGACCGCGAAGCGATCGCCGCCTATCTGAAGGCGGTGCCGGGACGGTAG
- a CDS encoding sugar ABC transporter ATP-binding protein → MTATFQKVAPLSGGEGDRTPMNSRAGLVLEMRSITKAFPGVLALDGMSLKVRAGTVHVLVGENGAGKSTLMKILSGIYAIDGGEIFFRGEKLDHQSAAGALERGISMIHQELSPVLDMTIAENIFLGREPTYGQTGVLSRFVDFDRMNSETQTLLDRLGLKYSPKTKMRDLSIATMQLIEIVKAISRKASLVIMDEPTSAISDTEVTMLFRQIADLKAAGVAIIYITHKMDEIFQIADDITVMRDGQFVAAAPASEYEPAKLISQMVGRTISSIFPKEEVPIGEVVLSVENLSRDGVFENVSFEVRAGEIVGLSGLIGAGRTEVARVIFGLDAADAGVIRLNGKPLKLASPKDAIANGIAMVSEDRKAEGLVLCRSVGENISLANLKKFASGLFISERQEETAAQRMIKMLQIKTPDTATIVENLSGGNQQKIVLAKWLLGDLKLLILDEPTRGIDVGSKSEIHRLMTEFARQGLAIVMISSELPEILGMSDRVVVMSEGRVTGELTRDEANQENIMRLATGGH, encoded by the coding sequence ATGACTGCGACCTTTCAAAAGGTGGCGCCGCTTTCGGGCGGCGAAGGCGATCGCACGCCTATGAATAGCCGAGCTGGCCTCGTTCTTGAGATGCGGTCGATCACCAAGGCATTCCCTGGTGTTCTTGCGCTCGATGGCATGAGCCTGAAGGTGCGTGCCGGCACGGTGCATGTCCTCGTCGGGGAGAACGGCGCGGGCAAGTCGACGCTTATGAAGATCCTGAGCGGCATCTACGCAATTGACGGTGGAGAGATCTTTTTCAGGGGCGAGAAGCTCGATCACCAGAGCGCTGCCGGCGCGCTGGAACGAGGGATTTCGATGATCCACCAGGAACTCAGCCCGGTGCTCGACATGACCATCGCCGAAAACATCTTTCTCGGCCGCGAGCCCACTTATGGCCAGACGGGCGTTTTGTCCCGGTTCGTCGATTTTGATCGGATGAATTCTGAAACCCAGACGCTCCTCGATCGCCTGGGCCTCAAATACAGCCCCAAAACGAAGATGCGCGACCTGTCGATCGCGACGATGCAACTCATCGAGATCGTCAAGGCGATTTCCCGCAAGGCCTCTCTCGTCATCATGGACGAACCGACGTCGGCGATCAGCGACACGGAAGTTACGATGCTCTTCAGGCAGATCGCAGACCTGAAAGCAGCAGGCGTCGCGATCATCTACATCACCCACAAGATGGACGAGATCTTTCAGATCGCCGACGACATCACGGTGATGCGTGATGGCCAGTTCGTCGCAGCGGCGCCGGCGAGCGAATACGAGCCGGCAAAGCTGATTTCTCAGATGGTGGGCCGCACCATCTCCAGCATATTCCCGAAAGAGGAGGTGCCGATCGGCGAGGTCGTCCTTTCTGTCGAGAACCTCTCTCGTGACGGCGTTTTCGAAAACGTCAGCTTCGAAGTCCGTGCCGGCGAGATCGTCGGCCTTTCCGGCCTGATCGGCGCCGGGCGGACAGAGGTCGCCCGCGTGATCTTCGGCTTGGACGCGGCAGACGCGGGCGTCATCCGCCTGAATGGAAAACCGCTAAAGCTCGCGTCCCCGAAGGATGCCATCGCCAACGGCATCGCCATGGTCTCGGAGGATCGCAAGGCGGAAGGTCTGGTGCTTTGCCGGTCCGTCGGCGAAAACATTTCGCTTGCGAACCTCAAGAAATTCGCGTCCGGCCTTTTCATCAGCGAGCGGCAGGAAGAGACCGCCGCCCAGCGCATGATCAAGATGCTCCAGATCAAGACGCCCGATACGGCAACGATCGTGGAGAACCTCAGCGGCGGCAATCAACAGAAGATCGTTCTGGCCAAATGGCTGCTGGGTGATCTGAAGCTGCTCATTCTCGACGAACCCACACGCGGCATCGACGTCGGGTCGAAATCCGAAATTCACAGGCTGATGACCGAGTTCGCTCGCCAGGGGCTCGCAATCGTCATGATCTCATCCGAGCTGCCCGAGATCCTCGGCATGAGTGATCGCGTGGTGGTGATGAGCGAAGGCCGGGTCACCGGCGAACTGACAAGAGACGAGGCCAATCAGGAAAACATCATGCGCCTCGCCACGGGAGGACACTGA
- a CDS encoding metallophosphoesterase — translation MSSSALPLFRFGIIADPQYAAIAPHAAMDRYYANSLAKLAEAIEVFNGEELSFVMTLGDVIDRSFKSFDDILSVYKRLRHEALFLLGNHDFSVSAGHLSEISTRLGMPSPYYSFRRHGWRFVVLDGNEVSTFAPPEGHPHRALAAKMLADLQARGERNAHPWNGALSDEQFAWLGDEIASAAAAGEKVIVMNHYPVYPAGEHDMWDCDHIVALLAAHDNVVAYLNGHNHAGNYGKVGACHFVNFKGVVDTESENAFAIVELHPDYIEIRGFGREESRTLDY, via the coding sequence ATGTCCTCTTCCGCTCTTCCCCTGTTCCGCTTCGGCATCATCGCCGACCCGCAATATGCGGCAATCGCTCCGCATGCGGCCATGGACCGCTATTACGCCAACAGCCTCGCCAAACTCGCCGAGGCGATCGAGGTCTTCAACGGCGAGGAATTGAGCTTCGTCATGACGCTTGGCGATGTCATCGACCGCAGCTTCAAAAGCTTCGACGACATCCTGTCGGTCTATAAGAGACTGCGGCACGAGGCGCTCTTCCTGCTCGGCAATCACGACTTCTCGGTCTCCGCGGGCCATCTTTCCGAAATCTCTACGCGTCTCGGCATGCCGTCGCCCTATTACAGCTTCCGCCGCCACGGCTGGCGCTTCGTCGTGCTCGACGGCAACGAGGTCAGCACCTTCGCGCCGCCCGAAGGCCATCCGCATCGCGCCCTTGCGGCAAAGATGCTGGCGGACCTGCAGGCGAGGGGCGAAAGAAACGCCCATCCGTGGAACGGCGCGCTGAGCGACGAGCAGTTCGCCTGGCTCGGCGATGAGATCGCAAGCGCTGCCGCGGCCGGCGAGAAGGTGATTGTCATGAATCACTATCCGGTCTACCCCGCGGGCGAGCACGATATGTGGGACTGCGACCACATTGTCGCGCTGCTCGCCGCGCACGACAACGTCGTCGCCTATTTGAACGGCCATAACCACGCCGGCAATTACGGCAAGGTCGGCGCCTGCCACTTCGTCAATTTTAAGGGCGTGGTCGACACCGAGAGCGAAAACGCCTTCGCCATCGTCGAACTCCACCCCGACTATATTGAAATCCGCGGCTTCGGTCGTGAGGAGAGCCGGACGCTGGATTATTAG
- a CDS encoding sugar phosphate isomerase/epimerase family protein, producing the protein MKLGFVSDSLGGLPFEAMLDHARRLGVSGVEVNTCGWSTAPHFNLSTILRDKNAQKSFLRAFADRKLEVISLNANGNPLHPTDPAQRQGLEDTIRAAGELGIKTVCAMSGLPAGNATDTMPNWVVSSWPPETQAILRYQWEEKLLPYWTKIVALARDHGVERIALELHGNQCVYNVPSLLKLREAVGPVVGANLDPSHLFWMGADPLVAAEALGDAVYHVHAKDTFLNGPKQAVTSLLENGSLMDIPARSWSYITLGFGHGEEWWRQFCYRLKMAGYDGWLSIEHEDVLLNSLEGLEKSVALLQGVMPVAASDFKPQAI; encoded by the coding sequence ATGAAACTGGGATTCGTATCAGACAGCCTCGGTGGGCTGCCCTTCGAGGCGATGCTCGATCACGCTCGAAGGCTGGGGGTCTCCGGCGTCGAGGTCAATACCTGCGGCTGGTCGACGGCGCCGCATTTCAATCTGTCGACGATCCTGCGGGACAAGAATGCGCAGAAATCATTCCTCAGAGCTTTCGCCGACCGCAAACTGGAAGTGATCAGTTTGAACGCCAACGGAAATCCGCTGCATCCGACCGATCCTGCCCAGAGGCAGGGTCTTGAGGATACAATCCGCGCAGCGGGCGAGCTGGGCATTAAGACCGTTTGCGCGATGTCAGGACTTCCAGCCGGGAATGCTACCGACACCATGCCGAATTGGGTGGTTTCCTCGTGGCCGCCGGAAACGCAGGCGATCCTTCGCTACCAGTGGGAGGAGAAGCTCCTCCCGTACTGGACCAAGATCGTGGCGCTCGCCAGGGATCACGGTGTGGAACGCATCGCGTTGGAACTGCACGGCAACCAGTGCGTCTATAATGTGCCTTCGCTGTTGAAGCTTCGCGAAGCCGTCGGCCCGGTCGTCGGTGCGAATCTGGATCCGTCACATCTCTTCTGGATGGGTGCCGATCCTCTTGTGGCCGCAGAAGCGCTCGGCGACGCCGTCTACCACGTGCATGCCAAGGACACCTTCCTCAACGGGCCGAAGCAGGCCGTCACCAGCCTTCTGGAGAACGGCAGCCTGATGGACATCCCGGCGCGCAGTTGGTCCTACATCACGCTGGGATTTGGCCATGGCGAAGAATGGTGGCGGCAGTTTTGCTACAGGCTGAAGATGGCCGGTTACGATGGCTGGCTCTCCATCGAGCATGAGGACGTGCTTCTGAACAGCCTAGAAGGGCTGGAAAAGTCCGTAGCGCTTTTGCAGGGCGTCATGCCGGTTGCAGCGAGCGATTTCAAGCCGCAGGCGATCTAG
- a CDS encoding MurR/RpiR family transcriptional regulator: protein MLQDQPSPPSTLHELKCLIARRQLMFPIGLEDVAREILEKPEMTAFESAAAVARRCRVSPTTVHRFVRHIGFQTFSEFRAMIREHLRRTAASHC from the coding sequence ATGCTACAGGATCAGCCCTCTCCTCCGTCGACACTGCACGAATTGAAGTGCCTGATCGCCCGCCGACAGCTCATGTTCCCAATTGGTCTCGAAGACGTCGCAAGGGAGATCCTGGAAAAGCCGGAGATGACGGCCTTTGAAAGTGCTGCCGCGGTTGCGCGCAGGTGTCGCGTTTCTCCAACGACGGTCCACCGATTCGTACGGCACATCGGGTTCCAGACATTCAGCGAATTTCGCGCGATGATAAGAGAACATCTCCGCAGGACTGCCGCCAGTCACTGCTGA
- a CDS encoding LacI family DNA-binding transcriptional regulator: MSRPTIPDLAKAANVSISTVDRVLNGRDPVRPQTAERVLNAARQIGFHGATAIARRLEHDKPVIKFGFLLKQSHRKLYQMWNDILVAATEAFPDAHGRAIVRFMDDLAPDKAAEAIYALSREADVIGMITSDHPQVNHAVDGLASENIPVVTMISDISTASRAAYVGNDCVKKGRTAAWFIAGLNGNGGKVSVFVGSHRYLAQELNEMGFRSYFRESAPGFQMLETVATLEEPEIAYEATRRLLQTEPNWVGLYVAGGGITGVMRALREDGGPAAKRLVVIAHELTNETRVGLAEGLIRVVLSHPAKLLGETLVRAMAEALDTGRSPIVSQHIVPFEFYTATNI; this comes from the coding sequence ATGTCTCGCCCCACGATCCCCGACCTGGCAAAGGCCGCAAATGTGAGCATTTCAACGGTCGATCGCGTGCTGAACGGTCGCGATCCAGTGCGTCCACAGACGGCCGAGCGGGTTCTCAACGCCGCCCGCCAGATCGGCTTTCATGGGGCGACAGCCATCGCTCGCCGACTTGAGCACGACAAGCCGGTGATCAAATTCGGTTTTCTTCTCAAGCAGTCTCACCGCAAGCTTTATCAAATGTGGAACGACATTCTCGTTGCGGCGACCGAGGCGTTCCCCGACGCCCATGGAAGAGCGATCGTGAGATTTATGGACGACCTTGCGCCCGACAAGGCTGCCGAGGCGATCTACGCTCTTAGTCGCGAAGCCGACGTCATCGGCATGATTACCTCCGACCACCCGCAGGTGAACCACGCCGTCGATGGTCTGGCGTCGGAAAACATTCCGGTCGTGACAATGATTTCCGATATTTCCACCGCCTCCCGTGCGGCCTATGTCGGCAACGACTGCGTCAAAAAGGGCCGCACGGCCGCGTGGTTCATAGCCGGGCTGAATGGCAATGGCGGCAAGGTTTCCGTCTTCGTCGGAAGTCACCGATATCTAGCCCAAGAGCTGAACGAAATGGGGTTTCGGTCGTATTTCCGGGAGAGTGCGCCGGGTTTCCAGATGCTGGAGACGGTTGCGACTCTTGAAGAGCCCGAAATTGCCTATGAGGCGACGCGCCGCCTTCTGCAGACGGAGCCGAATTGGGTCGGACTCTACGTTGCCGGCGGCGGCATTACGGGTGTGATGCGAGCCTTGCGAGAGGATGGTGGGCCGGCAGCCAAACGCCTGGTGGTCATAGCACACGAGCTCACGAACGAAACGAGAGTCGGTCTTGCTGAGGGGCTGATCAGGGTTGTCCTGTCTCATCCGGCAAAGCTGCTGGGAGAGACTCTAGTGCGCGCCATGGCGGAAGCTCTCGATACCGGCCGATCGCCAATAGTTTCGCAGCACATTGTCCCATTTGAATTTTACACGGCCACGAATATTTGA
- a CDS encoding c-type cytochrome, translated as MNWKAVAAAAAMAGIAFGSVTAADGTHDSRIALMKQIGGAAGALGAIAKGTKPYDAEAVKAALTTIAATAKVFPDQFKPGTETGDQEASPKIWENMDDFKARAAKLSTDAETALAQLPADAAAVGATVNTLGASCGGCHKAYRIKE; from the coding sequence ATGAATTGGAAAGCAGTAGCTGCCGCCGCAGCGATGGCAGGAATAGCCTTCGGTTCGGTAACCGCCGCCGACGGCACGCATGATTCGCGCATTGCCCTGATGAAGCAGATCGGCGGTGCGGCCGGCGCTTTGGGAGCCATCGCCAAGGGCACCAAGCCCTATGATGCCGAAGCGGTGAAAGCGGCGCTGACGACGATCGCCGCGACGGCCAAGGTGTTCCCCGATCAGTTCAAGCCGGGCACGGAAACGGGCGACCAAGAAGCGAGCCCGAAAATCTGGGAAAACATGGATGACTTCAAGGCGCGCGCCGCGAAGCTCTCCACCGATGCCGAAACCGCGCTCGCCCAGCTTCCGGCCGATGCCGCGGCTGTCGGCGCCACGGTCAACACGCTCGGCGCCAGCTGCGGCGGCTGTCACAAGGCCTATCGCATCAAGGAGTGA
- a CDS encoding Gfo/Idh/MocA family oxidoreductase: MTVRIAVIGAGLMGADHARIVAEDLPGAHLQVVCDMDADRARRVADAYNAHDVDSDPDRVAARPDVDAVIIASPDFTHAPLSLSCIKSGKRALCEKPLSQSSQECVEIMQAEEASGSKFIMLGFMRRFDQSYVEMKRALEHGAIGRALMMHNFHRNVATPASDFTGAMAITNSAPHEFDVVRHVLDTEYVSISAFQPKRSDSLVAPVYMVLETADEQLVNIEINNNAAYGYDVRAELVGEKATIAMNAVNYTRVDRELGQSTSYDADWRGRYAEAYRRQNRAFLRFVETGVFPNIASSSWDGYCAAKVAEAGVKALNDGRKTPVEMIAKPEFYA; encoded by the coding sequence ATGACAGTAAGGATCGCCGTCATCGGGGCGGGACTGATGGGAGCCGACCACGCGCGTATCGTGGCGGAAGATCTGCCTGGGGCGCACCTCCAGGTCGTCTGCGACATGGATGCAGACCGCGCCCGCAGAGTGGCAGACGCCTACAACGCCCATGATGTCGACTCTGATCCCGACCGGGTCGCCGCTCGTCCGGACGTGGATGCGGTTATTATCGCAAGCCCCGATTTCACCCACGCGCCCTTGTCGCTCTCCTGCATAAAATCCGGCAAACGGGCTCTCTGCGAAAAGCCGCTGTCGCAGTCCTCGCAAGAATGCGTGGAGATCATGCAGGCGGAAGAAGCCTCGGGATCGAAGTTCATCATGCTCGGCTTCATGCGCCGCTTCGACCAGTCCTATGTCGAAATGAAGCGGGCTCTGGAGCACGGTGCGATTGGCCGAGCCTTGATGATGCACAATTTTCATCGAAATGTCGCAACGCCCGCCTCAGACTTCACCGGAGCGATGGCGATCACCAATTCCGCCCCGCACGAGTTCGATGTCGTCCGCCACGTCCTCGACACCGAATACGTATCGATCTCCGCCTTCCAGCCGAAGCGTTCCGACTCGCTGGTCGCACCGGTCTATATGGTGCTCGAAACGGCGGACGAACAGCTGGTCAATATCGAGATCAACAACAACGCAGCCTACGGATACGACGTCCGCGCCGAACTGGTTGGGGAGAAGGCGACTATTGCCATGAACGCCGTCAACTACACTCGCGTCGACCGGGAACTCGGCCAGAGCACAAGCTACGACGCTGATTGGCGCGGGCGCTATGCCGAAGCCTATCGCCGTCAGAACCGCGCCTTCCTTCGTTTCGTTGAAACCGGAGTATTCCCGAACATCGCCTCGAGCAGTTGGGATGGATACTGCGCCGCAAAGGTCGCCGAGGCCGGCGTCAAAGCCTTGAACGACGGCCGCAAGACACCCGTGGAAATGATCGCAAAACCGGAGTTTTACGCATGA